From the genome of Oryza glaberrima chromosome 1, OglaRS2, whole genome shotgun sequence:
TGAGGTGAAGCAGAGCTTGATGCCCATGTCGTCACAGTTGTTGCCAAAGAGCTCACTAGTGAACTGGGTGCCGTTGTCCGTGACGATGCGGTTAGGCACCCTGAAGCGGGCAATGATGCCCCCGATGAACTTAAGGGCCGAGTGCTTATCGATTTTCACGACAGGGTGAGCCTTGGgccacttggtgaacttgtcgatggCGACGTAGATGTACTCGTACCCTTGGCGGGCCTTCTTGAAGGGGCCTAGGATGTCCAGCCCCCAGACTGCGAACGGCCAAGAGAGCAGTATTGTCTGCAAAGCCTGGGCCGGCTGATGGGCATGCTTGGCATGGAACTGGCATGCTCGGCACTGCCGAACCAAGTCGGCGGCGTCCTGGAGCGCGGTTGGCCAGTAGAAATCTTGGCAGAAAGCTTTGCTGACCAAGGAGCGCGAGGAGGCCTGGGTGCCGCACTCACCTTCGTGAACATTGGTAAGGAGCTCGATGCCCTGTTTCTGAGGGATGCACTTCAGGAGGACTCCATTGGCGCCGCGTCGGAAGAGGGTCTCTTCCACCAACACATTCCTTTTGGAGACTTGAGCGATTCGCTTGCCCCCTTCGCGATCCTCTGGTAGAGTCGCGTCTTGGAGGAATGCTTGGATCTCCATCATCCAAGCAACCTGTCGAGGGGCGTCAGTGCTGGCCTTTGCAGGCCCCGGGGCCTGGACTCCATCGGGCTCCTGGGGCTGCATGGTCACGTCGGGCTCCCACGCGGGGGGATTGAGACGCGCAGATGGATGGGCGAGCCTTTCTTCAAAGGCGTCGGGTGGGGTTGGGGCTCGCGAAAATGCAAGCCTCGATAGCTCATCAACGACGTGTTCTCCCATCTGGGCATGTGACGAAGTTCTAACCCATCAAAGTGGCTCTTCATACGTCGCACTTCCGGGATGTAGGCCTCCATTTGAGGGTAGAAGCATTGGTACTCCTTAGAGACTTGGTTGACGACCAGCTGAGAGTCGCCCAACAccaggaggcggcggatccccATTTTGGCCGTCGCCCTGAGTCCGCAAGGAGTCCTTCATATTCCGCCATGTTGTTGGTTGCCCGAAAATCTAGGCGAACCAGATACTTGAGGATGTCGCCGGTCAGTGAGTTCAAAGTGACCCCGGCACCGGCGCCCTGCAAGGTGAGGGAGCCGTCGAAGTTCATCACCCAGTGCATGGTCGATTGGCTATGACTGGGGGCATCTCCGAGCTCGGGGGCGGAAGGCCCGAGCGTTGGGTCAGGATTGACCGATGGGGTCCATTCTGCCATGAAGTCAGCGAGGGCCTGGCTCTTGATTGTGTAGCGTAGCTCAAAGTGGAGATCGAACTCCGAAAGCTCGATGGCCCACTTGACCACCCCGCCCCGTACCCTCTCGGTTGCGCAGTATCTGACCGAGAGGGTAGGACGTCACCACTCTGACCCGATGCGCCTGGAAGTAGTGACGCAATTTCCTCGACGCCACTAGAACTGCGTACAACATCTTCTGGGCTTGAGGATAACGGGCCTGGAGGTTAGTGTAGTCGATGCACATCCTGAGCTTGTCGTTGGCCTTAGGGACGACGTCCGGGTTCAccagccactctggatggaccACCTCCCGGATGAAACTGGCCTTCAGGAGACGCGCCACCTCTTCGCGGATGAAGGCCTAGCGCTCCGAGGCCTGCCGCCGCACCTTCTGCCGGATGGGCCTCGCGTCTGGTCATACGGCAAGGCGGTGCTCGATCCCCTTCCTAGGGACCCCGGGCATATCCGATGGCTTCCGTGCAAACACATTGGCATTTGCCCGCAGGAACGAGACGAGCATGTCTTGTTACCACTAATCTTGGCGGTCTTGGACGAGTCGTCGCCAAGCTAGACCTACTTGATGGGCACCTCATCGCTCGAAGTCCTCTGTTTCTTCGGGGCGCGTGAGGTTGAGGCCTTGTGCcttccgccgccgtcctcgactTCGAAGGCTGCTCGCGCGCAACTCCACGCAAGCCAGCGCGATCTTGACATCGCCGTGGACGGTGATGGGGCAGCCCGGGCCCAGCATCTTCAACTGAAGATAGGCGTAGTGGGCCGCCACCATAAACTTCACCAACGCAGGCCTCCCGAGCACCCCGCGTTGTAGGGCAGATTGAGATCCGCCACATCGAAGTCGATCCGCTCGGTGCGGAAATTGGAGGGCCCACCAAAGGTGACGGGGAGCGAGATGTGCCCCAGCGGCTAGGTGTGGCCCGGGGTCACACTAATGATCGGCAGTGACGGCTTGAGTTGTATCCTCGGGTCCTTGATCACCTCGAAGGCTACGGGGGACAGGATATTGAGGGCCGCGCCACCGTCGATCAAGACGCGCCCCATCTGACATTGCATATGGTGGGTGAAAGCACCAGAGCTAGTTGACCCCCCTGGCGGCGCTCGCGGGGTGGTCGATTTGGTCGAAGGTGAGCTTCACCTCCGACCAGCGCGACCGCCGTGCAGGCTCGTGGGTGGGGACAGCGGCCAGAAGCTCGCGCTTCATGGCCTTGAAGCTTCGACGGGAGGCGTGGGCACATGCCCCTCCGTGATGGTGGTGATGACGTGTTGCGGCTCCTGGAAGCCGAGGTCTGCGTCATCGGGTTCCTCGATAGGGGCCTTTTCCTTGGCCTCACTTCGCCGGGTGTTGGACGGGGCCGCTGGGGCTCTCTCCTCCCGGCGTCCCTCTTTCCGCTCCTGCTCGTATTTTTTGACGCGTTTGGCCAAATTCTTGACCGAGCGGCAATCGGCGAGGCTGTGGTGGGAGGTGTTGTGCACGGAGCACCATTTGTCCGCCGAACGCCCCCCGCTGGAGGTGCCGGTGTCCTTTTGCTTGCCACCTGCAGCCTTCCCCTTGCGCTGGGGCCGCGAAACACCTTTGGCGGCAAGGACATGGCCCTCATCGTTGGAGCGGGCCGACCTCTTCTTTCTCCGCTTCTTCCGCCGCTCGTTGCAAGCGGCAAGCTCGGGCGTGGCTGCGGCTGCGCTGGAGCCGGAGGAGTTCCAGGTCCAGGCCTTCTCCTTGCAAGCCACACGGTCCACGAGCTCAAAGAGCTCTGCGGTATTCTGGGGCTCCTTGGAGGCTATTTTCTTGAGCATGCGGTTGTGCCgcacgcccccccccccccccccccccggcgcgaATGGATAGATGACCGCATGGGCGGGTATGCAGGGGATGGTGTTGCGCACCTGGCAGAAACGCTGGATGTACTACCGGAGGGACTCATCGTCTCGCTGCCGTACTGCGTGTAGGTCCACTTCCTCTCCTGGGCGCGGATACGTGCCCTGGAAATTAACAACGACTACCGGCCGCCCGTTCACACCGTTGGGCGGGATTTCTCGAACGGACCGGTATAAGAAGATTTGGTCTGGGTTCAAATGAGAGGCAAAGAGCCCCTCATCAATTGACCTGTACCGCTCTGTGCCAGGTGAAATTAGTGTGATACACATCAAATTAACAGGGCTTCGTTAATTTTAATGATGGGTCAGATGGGTACTGACTACTTTCGCATTATTTTCAGACATCAAATTAACAGGGCTTCGTTAATTTTAATGATGGGACAGATGGGTACTGACTACTTTCGCATTATTTTCAGAGAGAACTAGTGCATCACGTCACATGCAGTACTTGATTATCTGAAATTATTCTATGAAACAAAAGCCGAACAGTTTGCTTCTTTTGAGTAATTGTCTGAAGTTAAATTTCTTGGCAGCGGATATGGATTTTAATAATTCTTATAGATGCTTAATATATGTACGGAAAAATGAAGGTTTTTGTGTTGACATGCTCTGCTATCTTAATCCTACTTAATCATTTTATCCAAGTTTTTCTGGAATCATTGCTCTTGTATGTCTTGAAATTTGTTTGTAATGCTTTGCTATCAGTGCATAACAACTGATAATTTGAGGTCTATTTCAATAACTTCTGTTTCTATCAAAGATTGTGTGTTATTCTGTACGGATGGATAGCTTTCAGCAACTTCCTCTTAAATACTGATAAACATGGAAGTCCACAATCGAAGTACTGGTTGAAGGGAAAGGTCGGAACATGGATGTATGAACGTGATATCTGCATCTAATTGTATACTGTGAATTCATGGGTGATAACTTGATCAGCGTATTTACAAATTAAGACTacttttaagataatgaaagtGATGTTCATGGATGACCACCTTTTAGGGAATCAAGCTTTGTTTTTCATGCACCAGTAAAATTTCTCGTTCATTTCTTCACTTCTATTAAGGAGTTTAGGATAATATGATTTGAAAACACTTATGATTGGTTGTTTTGAATTGCATTGGTATTTTGGGGTACGGTTTGCTTGCTCAATTTGATGCATATCCTTTTGTTCTTTTGCCGTTTCCAGAGCCTACGTTCGAAGGACCTTCAGCTTCATGTTATTACCTCCAATATGATGATTGACGCTTTGCTCAAAGGAGGCAGATAGGAATATGCCATGGATATGTTTAGTCCAGAATAATGTGGCctacaatttatttaatgatTATTTTCATTGGAGCTTCTACTGCTTCCCAGCTACCTCTTTTTCTCAAAGAGGAAATATATGCAGCATGTGCAGTCCCTCCCTGAGAAATACCGTTTTCAAGTATCACATGCAGTATTTGATAATCGAAATTCTGGTCTGACAATAAGACCAaattgctacttcctccgtttcatattataagactttctagtattgcttacatttatatatatgttaatgaatctaaatactatatgaatgtaggcaatgttagaaagtcctataacctgaaacggaggtagtacttcatTGTAGGACTCATCTGAATCCTTAGTTTTTATAATCGAAGTATTGTTTAAAGTCAAAGATGTCAGAACATGGATGTATAAACCTGATATTTAGATCAGTTATGTAATGTGATCATATTCTTGGGAGATAACAAGATCAGTTTTTCAGTTGTTATGTGCTTATGAGTTAAGACTGCCATTTCGGGAATTAATTATGCTGTTCTATGAAcagatatattttcttaatcCCTTATTCGTTTCTTCTAAGCGTTCTTTATGTTGGTTGTTTTTGAGTCTGCTAGCTCAATTTGATTCATCTTTTTGGCCTGTGTCATGAGGTGGTGCCATTGGGAGCAGAACAAGCTGTGTGAAGATTGATTTCCCAGAGAACATTGGAAATGACATATAGATTCTTACGCATGGCATTTAATCTTTTTCAACTTACTCTTGCTGATTATTGTCATAATTTAACAAATACGGTTAATGATGGTCCTATTGACGGAACCATCAATATCCTGTATATCCATTCAGATGCTGTTCATATTCATCTTTTGTCCATTACTGCACCCAACTAAAAATCTGTGCCATATGAATCAAATCAAGTGTGGTTAGATTGATTAATCTGAATCTTTTgcactccttttttttcttcaaaaacaaAGATAGACATACCAATGTAGTATAATATACTAGGAGAGCTAAACCAGGTGAGTGTATTTTCCTGACTTAACCTAGATGTACACAACCAGTTTGTCAAGTATTTACAATACATATACATCTCGATGTAGTTTCTCATGAAAGCGCTTTGCAACTCCTATCCACCTCAAGTTAGTGGCTGCACAAAAAGCTCTCTCCTGATCCTTCTGAATACCGCAAAACCTCTACTGCTATACACATTTTACAGTACACACACTGTGCTGACAAAAACTATAGGAAATTCAACAGGTAAAGAGTCAAGAAGTCTCCTGGAACGACTGCGACCGCGACAATGCAGCTGGGTTTGCCTTAAGAGCACGAGCAGGACGAGTCTCTGATGCTGCTTGGCCTTTGCTCTCACCTTTGGACTGGAACGGCTTGAAGATGCCAGGGTCTCCAGGCTTGATCCCCAGGGTGGCCCAGATGGAGCTCTTCGCCGCCTCGTCGGGATCGTCGATGCGGAGCGTCTTGGGAACCCACAGTGATTTCTCCTCCTTGTCCTCCTTCAGTGGGAGAGAGGAGTCCCTGGAATGCTTCCCCAGAGGGGAGCCATTGCCTGAACAGCTGCTGTTGCTCGACGACGATGGAGACATGCAGCCGCCATTCGTTCTGATCCACGGTATGTTCCATGCCGTGGCCGGCCAGCTGGATAAGCAACCCCATAGTGCAGGTGGCACTAGAGGGTATGGAAATGGTGGTGCAGAAAGCCTCGAGGCAACCGGCATCATGGGGGAGTTCATGTTCATCCATGGAGCTGAACTGGTGCTGCAGCTCTCAGATTGGGAAGCAGACTCTGGCATGCTTGTACCTGGCACCATCATAGGAACGTTGTTCCATCCTATGTTCCATGGGTACATGTAAGGAGCTCCAAGGTAGTACTGCGGCACTGGGCCGACTCCGTTGCAATACACCGGCGTGCTGTTCTTGTCAACTTGGGCTGCATTTTCAGGTAACACGTTGTGTGATGTGATTGAAGAGATGCAAGAGTTATCTTCCTGATTTTCACCCGTTGGTACTGCTGCAGCATTGGTTCCATTCTGCTCCTGAATGTTCAGCACTGATGCCATCGATTCACAGAGTGGCACCTCAGGCCCAAATTTGAGAACTGTTTCGTTTCTGCCAATTGGTTGTATAGGGGTCGAATGCGCAGATGCGAAAGCTTCAGGGTTCATTGACTTGGATATTTCCACTCTAGACCCCATCATGCAATCAGGGGCCATCAGTAAGTGACGGTAGTGCAACGATGAGCTCTTGCTTTTGCGCCTCCCAGCACCAACAGGTACATTTCTCATGGTTCCCCCGGCAGTCCAATACCTTTGGCAGTTCTTACAGAAGTGCCTGGGTTGATTAACATTGTAGTTGTTGTAATAACAAAACTTTGTGTCCATACTGTTGCACCGAGGGCAAGGGAGAATCTTATCTGGCTTCTTAAGTACCTTGTCCTGGCCTGATTCATCATTTGCTGTCTTTTCATTTTCATCTTTTGAGTCTGATGCTGCTTTCTCTTCAACGCTGTTCATCTGACCCTGATCTTCTTTTTTATTGTCCAAGGTAGATCTGCTGACTGGCTCTATGCTTTCTATTGACTCTGATGCATCAACCCTCATTTCATCATTTCCCTTCTCTTCTGGCACATCAGCCGTCACTTCATTATCCTTTTTCTCTTGTGGTGCATCGACCTTCATTTCGTTATCTTCCTCCTCTTGTGGCACATCAACCTTCATTTCATCATCTTTGCTTTCTTCTGTTTCCTTGTGATGATCCTAAAATATTGCCGTAGTGGATATTAGCAAGGTACttcagttcaaacttcaaagaaaCCTCTAATAAtgaaaccctttttgaaaaaaatcactTTAGCAGGAAGTTTGGAAATTAAAGAAATGTAATAGGATCACAAGTCTATGGCATGGCAAAAGATAAATAATATCATGAATGAATCTTTCAAGCAAATGATATGCAACTATAATCACCTTTATTCAGctttgtgtttcttttcttcCAAAGAAGAGACATGTTAGCAAGCAGATATTC
Proteins encoded in this window:
- the LOC127758587 gene encoding cyclic dof factor 2-like, coding for MCDKDPGIKLFGRVIPLAPEAEAAAAADGSDQPEAAAAAAEVEPAAQDEDHHKETEESKDDEMKVDVPQEEEDNEMKVDAPQEKKDNEVTADVPEEKGNDEMRVDASESIESIEPVSRSTLDNKKEDQGQMNSVEEKAASDSKDENEKTANDESGQDKVLKKPDKILPCPRCNSMDTKFCYYNNYNVNQPRHFCKNCQRYWTAGGTMRNVPVGAGRRKSKSSSLHYRHLLMAPDCMMGSRVEISKSMNPEAFASAHSTPIQPIGRNETVLKFGPEVPLCESMASVLNIQEQNGTNAAAVPTGENQEDNSCISSITSHNVLPENAAQVDKNSTPVYCNGVGPVPQYYLGAPYMYPWNIGWNNVPMMVPGTSMPESASQSESCSTSSAPWMNMNSPMMPVASRLSAPPFPYPLVPPALWGCLSSWPATAWNIPWIRTNGGCMSPSSSSNSSCSGNGSPLGKHSRDSSLPLKEDKEEKSLWVPKTLRIDDPDEAAKSSIWATLGIKPGDPGIFKPFQSKGESKGQAASETRPARALKANPAALSRSQSFQETS